The following proteins are encoded in a genomic region of Bradyrhizobium sp. SK17:
- a CDS encoding histidine phosphatase family protein, with translation MPVPTIYYIRHGETAWNAEGRLQGAQDIALNERGRAQAAHAGRILAGLLVRDGRDKATLPFVASPLVRARATMELARAELGLAPGDYALDARLREIGYGTWEGSTLAQAQAADPVVYARRLAEKWQVAPEGGESYVDVQARMTEWYGSVTSDTVAVAHGGTARALMVALGFETPASAAELYIEQGAVYVFSEGSLRKYS, from the coding sequence ATGCCGGTGCCAACGATCTACTACATCCGCCACGGCGAGACGGCGTGGAATGCCGAAGGCCGGCTTCAGGGCGCGCAGGACATCGCCCTCAACGAGCGCGGCCGCGCCCAGGCGGCGCATGCCGGGCGGATCCTCGCCGGTCTGTTGGTCCGCGATGGCCGTGACAAGGCGACGCTGCCGTTCGTCGCCAGCCCGTTGGTCCGGGCGCGTGCCACCATGGAGCTGGCGCGCGCCGAGCTCGGCCTTGCGCCGGGTGACTACGCGCTCGACGCGCGGCTGCGCGAGATCGGCTACGGGACATGGGAGGGGTCGACCTTGGCGCAGGCGCAGGCGGCGGACCCGGTCGTGTATGCGCGCCGCCTGGCCGAGAAGTGGCAGGTCGCGCCGGAGGGCGGCGAGAGCTATGTCGACGTGCAGGCGCGGATGACCGAATGGTACGGTTCGGTGACCTCGGACACGGTCGCCGTCGCCCATGGCGGCACTGCGCGGGCGCTGATGGTGGCGCTCGGCTTCGAGACGCCGGCCTCGGCCGCGGAGCTCTATATCGAGCAGGGCGCGGTCTACGTGTTCAGCGAAGGCAGCCTGCGGAAATATAGTTAA
- the aroC gene encoding chorismate synthase, producing MSFNTFGHMFRVTTFGESHGVAIGCVVDGCPPMIPLTVEEIQHDLDRRRPGQSRFTTQRQEPDAVKILSGVMAHPESGVQVTTGTPIALLIENTDQRSKDYSEIKDKFRPGHADFTYEAKYGLRDYRGGGRSSARETATRVAAGAIARKVLPEVKVRGALVQMGPHKIDREKWDWDEIANNPFFCPDKDKAAFFESYLDGIRKSGSSIGAVIEVVAEGVPAGLGAPIYAKLDSDLASAMMSINAVKGVEIGAGFGAAELTGEENADEMRTGNNGTRFLSNHAGGVLGGISTGQPVVVRFAVKPTSSILTTRRTVDRKGADTDILTKGRHDPCVGIRAVPVGEAMMACVLADHFLRDRGQTGR from the coding sequence ATGTCCTTCAATACTTTCGGCCATATGTTCCGCGTCACGACCTTCGGCGAGAGCCATGGGGTCGCGATCGGCTGCGTCGTCGACGGCTGCCCGCCGATGATCCCTCTGACGGTGGAGGAGATCCAGCACGACCTTGACCGCCGCCGCCCCGGCCAGTCGCGCTTCACCACCCAGCGCCAGGAGCCCGATGCGGTGAAGATCCTGTCCGGCGTGATGGCGCATCCGGAGAGCGGGGTGCAGGTGACGACCGGCACGCCGATCGCGCTGCTGATCGAGAACACCGACCAGCGCTCGAAGGATTATTCCGAGATCAAGGACAAGTTCCGCCCGGGCCATGCCGACTTCACCTATGAGGCGAAATACGGCCTGCGCGACTATCGTGGCGGCGGGCGTTCGTCCGCGCGCGAGACCGCGACCCGCGTCGCGGCCGGTGCGATCGCGCGCAAGGTGCTGCCCGAGGTGAAGGTGCGCGGCGCGCTGGTGCAGATGGGCCCGCACAAGATCGACCGCGAGAAATGGGACTGGGACGAGATCGCCAACAACCCGTTCTTCTGTCCCGACAAGGACAAGGCGGCGTTCTTCGAAAGCTATCTCGACGGCATCCGGAAGAGCGGCTCCTCGATCGGCGCGGTCATCGAGGTCGTTGCCGAGGGCGTGCCGGCCGGTCTCGGCGCGCCGATCTATGCCAAGCTCGACAGCGATCTGGCGTCGGCGATGATGAGCATCAACGCGGTGAAGGGCGTCGAGATCGGCGCCGGTTTCGGCGCCGCCGAGCTCACGGGTGAAGAGAATGCCGACGAGATGCGGACCGGCAACAACGGAACGCGTTTCCTGTCCAACCATGCCGGCGGCGTGCTGGGCGGCATCTCGACTGGACAGCCGGTGGTGGTGCGCTTTGCGGTCAAGCCGACCTCCTCGATCCTGACCACGCGCCGCACCGTCGACCGCAAAGGCGCCGATACCGATATCCTGACCAAGGGCCGCCACGACCCCTGCGTCGGTATCCGCGCGGTGCCGGTGGGTGAGGCGATGATGGCCTGCGTGCTGGCGGATCATTTTCTGCGCGACCGCGGGCAGACCGGGCGCTGA
- a CDS encoding adenylate/guanylate cyclase domain-containing protein: MNASELRDIITWMIGGARSAPTPPQMMAECCERLVRAGLPLWRIGVFVRTLHPEIYGRHFIWKPGAEVETGAVDHNILDTPEFAVSPLAIVLKQGVEVRARLDDPTSMRFPIVADLQAEGVTDYIAVPLINTDGPPNASSWTTRQPGGFTDEQLDAIRSIAVPLARYIEIVTLRRTASLLLDTYVGNRAGERIMGGQIRRGHADTMDAAIWLSDLRGFTALSDRLPAETVVEILNLYFDCQVTAIREHGGEVLKFMGDGLLAVFPVDEYLGDEVQVCSRVLEAARVSRAGVEALQFANGDAVERFRFGVALHLGRVLYGNIGGGNRLDFTCIGPAVNLAARLEKIAGRLGRTVVASERFAGIHDGGWSDLGEFPIAGFAKAERVYGLFDEAPVAAAG, translated from the coding sequence ATGAATGCGTCGGAGCTACGGGACATCATCACATGGATGATCGGCGGCGCACGATCCGCGCCGACCCCGCCGCAGATGATGGCCGAATGCTGCGAACGCCTGGTGCGGGCAGGCCTGCCATTATGGCGCATCGGCGTTTTCGTGCGCACCCTGCATCCCGAGATCTACGGCCGCCATTTCATCTGGAAGCCGGGCGCCGAGGTCGAGACCGGCGCCGTCGATCACAACATTCTCGACACCCCGGAATTTGCCGTTAGCCCGCTGGCGATCGTCCTCAAGCAGGGCGTCGAAGTCCGCGCGCGGCTCGATGATCCAACCAGCATGCGCTTTCCGATCGTCGCGGATTTGCAGGCCGAAGGCGTCACCGACTACATCGCGGTCCCGCTGATCAACACCGACGGTCCGCCCAACGCCTCGAGTTGGACCACCAGACAACCGGGTGGCTTCACCGACGAGCAGCTCGACGCGATCCGCTCGATCGCCGTGCCGCTGGCGCGCTACATCGAGATCGTCACGCTGCGCCGCACCGCCTCGCTGCTGCTCGACACCTATGTCGGAAACCGGGCCGGCGAACGCATCATGGGCGGCCAGATCAGGCGCGGCCACGCCGACACGATGGATGCCGCGATCTGGCTGTCCGACCTGCGCGGCTTCACCGCTTTGTCGGACCGCCTGCCGGCCGAAACCGTGGTCGAGATCCTCAATCTCTACTTCGATTGCCAGGTCACCGCGATCCGCGAGCATGGCGGCGAGGTGCTCAAATTCATGGGCGACGGGCTGCTTGCGGTGTTCCCGGTCGACGAATATCTCGGTGACGAGGTGCAGGTCTGCTCGCGGGTGCTGGAGGCCGCGCGCGTCTCGCGCGCCGGCGTCGAGGCGCTGCAATTCGCCAATGGCGATGCCGTCGAGCGTTTCCGCTTCGGCGTCGCGCTGCATCTCGGCCGCGTGCTTTACGGCAATATCGGCGGCGGCAACCGGCTCGACTTCACCTGCATCGGTCCCGCGGTCAATCTCGCCGCGCGGCTGGAGAAGATCGCCGGCCGGCTCGGCCGTACCGTCGTCGCCTCCGAGCGCTTCGCCGGTATCCATGATGGCGGCTGGAGCGATCTCGGCGAGTTTCCGATCGCGGGGTTCGCCAAGGCCGAGCGGGTCTACGGCCTGTTCGACGAGGCGCCTGTCGCCGCTGCCGGTTAG
- a CDS encoding DMT family transporter, producing the protein MTDTDAQHRRGIVLVVAAAAAWSTAPFFTRLLHFDSWTILFWRGLFGGGAIALFLVAMQGRRGVRDLIAMPLSGWLVAGLSTLGMVTFIPALQLTSVANVAILIAMQPFAAAAIAWLWLRERARPGTLLASLIALAGVAVTVSGAGGITDYRGIGLACVMVLAISLMTVVIRRHKGTPMIAAAALSNFLGSAVSFPLGHGIGAVGGADLGVLAMFGACQVGLGLTLFTVGSRLLPSGQASLIATLETPLMPFWVWLAFAEVPSLRALIGGALVMGAVVADIVVSQRTQLARQ; encoded by the coding sequence GTGACTGACACGGACGCGCAGCATCGCCGCGGGATCGTACTGGTCGTCGCGGCCGCGGCGGCCTGGAGCACCGCTCCGTTCTTCACCCGGCTGCTGCACTTCGATTCCTGGACCATCCTGTTCTGGCGCGGGCTGTTCGGCGGCGGCGCGATCGCGCTGTTCCTGGTCGCCATGCAGGGCCGGCGCGGTGTGCGCGATCTCATCGCGATGCCGTTGAGCGGATGGCTGGTGGCGGGCCTCTCGACCCTGGGCATGGTGACGTTCATTCCGGCGCTGCAACTGACCAGCGTCGCCAACGTCGCAATCCTGATCGCGATGCAGCCGTTTGCAGCGGCCGCGATCGCCTGGCTCTGGCTGCGCGAGCGGGCGCGGCCCGGCACGCTGCTGGCAAGCCTGATCGCGCTCGCCGGTGTGGCCGTCACCGTCAGCGGCGCCGGGGGCATCACGGATTACAGGGGCATCGGCCTTGCCTGCGTGATGGTGCTGGCGATCTCGCTGATGACGGTGGTGATCCGGCGGCACAAGGGTACGCCGATGATCGCAGCCGCAGCGCTCTCGAACTTTCTCGGCAGCGCGGTCAGCTTTCCGCTCGGGCACGGCATCGGCGCGGTCGGGGGCGCCGATCTCGGCGTGCTCGCGATGTTCGGGGCGTGCCAGGTCGGCCTCGGTCTCACCTTGTTCACGGTCGGCTCCAGATTGCTGCCATCAGGGCAGGCATCGCTGATCGCCACCCTCGAGACCCCGCTGATGCCGTTCTGGGTGTGGCTGGCCTTCGCCGAGGTGCCGTCGCTCCGCGCCCTCATCGGCGGCGCGCTGGTGATGGGGGCGGTCGTTGCCGACATCGTGGTCAGCCAGCGGACGCAGTTGGCCCGGCAATGA
- the clpS gene encoding ATP-dependent Clp protease adapter ClpS codes for MPDSVVKPKTRTKTKVERPRLHKVILVNDDYTPREFVVTVLKGEFRMTDDQAYKVMLTAHQRGVCVVAVFTRDVAETKATRATDAGRAKGYPLLFTTEPEE; via the coding sequence ATGCCCGATAGCGTCGTCAAGCCGAAAACCAGGACGAAGACCAAGGTCGAGCGGCCACGCCTGCACAAGGTGATCCTGGTCAACGACGATTATACGCCGCGCGAATTCGTCGTCACCGTGCTGAAGGGTGAATTCCGCATGACCGACGACCAGGCCTACAAGGTGATGCTGACCGCGCACCAGCGCGGCGTCTGCGTGGTCGCCGTGTTCACCAGGGACGTCGCCGAGACCAAGGCGACCCGCGCCACCGACGCCGGCCGCGCCAAGGGCTATCCGCTGCTCTTCACCACCGAGCCCGAGGAATAG
- a CDS encoding DUF1194 domain-containing protein → MRWYVSIGAVLVAGMLASGDVAGVAAPGPGTQTGRVAEKESTPSVDIELIIAVDVSYSMDMDELAIQREGYAQAIVSKEFLQALKAGPNGKISITYFEWAASNDQKVIIPWRVIDGPESADAVSAEIMKTPVRRASRTSISGAIYFAIPMFDENPHRGLRRVIDISGDGPNNNGTPITPARDAALEKGIVINGLPIMVKEPSYSTMDIENLDYYYEDCVIGGPGSFVVTIKDREKFKEAIRTKLLLEVAGRTPDRPIVRTAEREPRVSCMIGEKIWQDRWGR, encoded by the coding sequence ATGCGCTGGTATGTCTCGATCGGAGCGGTGCTTGTCGCGGGCATGTTGGCCAGCGGCGATGTGGCCGGTGTTGCCGCGCCTGGCCCGGGAACACAGACCGGCCGGGTGGCCGAAAAGGAATCCACGCCGAGCGTCGATATCGAGCTGATCATCGCGGTCGACGTGTCCTATTCGATGGACATGGACGAACTCGCGATCCAGCGCGAGGGCTATGCGCAGGCGATCGTCTCCAAGGAATTCCTGCAGGCGCTGAAGGCGGGCCCGAACGGCAAGATCTCGATCACCTATTTCGAATGGGCCGCCTCCAACGACCAGAAGGTCATCATTCCCTGGCGGGTGATCGACGGCCCTGAATCCGCCGATGCGGTTTCCGCCGAGATCATGAAGACCCCGGTGCGTCGCGCCTCGCGGACCTCGATCTCGGGTGCGATCTATTTTGCGATCCCGATGTTCGACGAAAACCCGCATCGTGGCCTGCGCCGCGTAATCGATATTTCCGGCGACGGACCCAACAACAACGGCACGCCGATCACGCCGGCGCGCGACGCGGCGCTCGAGAAAGGCATCGTCATCAACGGACTGCCGATCATGGTGAAGGAGCCGTCCTATTCGACGATGGATATCGAGAATCTCGATTACTATTACGAAGATTGCGTGATCGGCGGCCCCGGTTCCTTCGTGGTCACGATCAAGGATCGCGAGAAGTTCAAGGAGGCGATCCGCACCAAGCTGCTGCTCGAAGTCGCCGGCCGGACCCCTGATCGCCCGATCGTGCGCACCGCCGAGAGGGAGCCGCGGGTCAGTTGCATGATCGGCGAGAAGATCTGGCAGGACCGCTGGGGACGGTAG
- a CDS encoding nucleotidyltransferase domain-containing protein, with protein sequence MSHDPLLARIIPVLAAVPGVAAVVLGGSRARGTAHQTSDYDLGLYFSEAAALDTDRLCEAVKDLVDDPAAVCVTPVGEWGPWIVGGAWLAIGGHKVDLLYRSVEQVTAVLDACRNGEIGMHYQPGHPHGFCSAIWMGEVALCRVLHDPQGVVAAMQAKTVPYPPALRDALLRRFQWEIRFAIDNAELAVPRGDGTHVAGCAYRALACIAQVLFALNGQYLINEKGALVQAADFPLTVRGLAGRVAELWRQIGAAEYAAALRTLRTLENELREISTKP encoded by the coding sequence ATGTCCCACGACCCGCTGCTCGCGCGCATCATTCCCGTCCTCGCCGCCGTTCCAGGCGTCGCTGCCGTCGTGCTCGGCGGCTCGCGGGCGCGCGGCACGGCGCATCAAACCTCCGACTATGATCTCGGCCTTTATTTTTCGGAGGCCGCCGCTCTGGACACCGATCGGCTGTGCGAGGCTGTGAAGGATCTGGTCGACGATCCTGCTGCCGTGTGTGTGACGCCGGTCGGCGAATGGGGACCATGGATCGTCGGCGGCGCCTGGCTTGCGATCGGCGGCCACAAGGTCGACCTGCTCTACCGCAGCGTCGAACAGGTCACGGCTGTCCTCGACGCCTGCCGGAACGGCGAGATCGGCATGCACTACCAGCCGGGCCATCCGCACGGCTTCTGCTCGGCGATCTGGATGGGCGAGGTCGCGCTGTGCCGCGTTCTGCACGATCCCCAAGGCGTCGTCGCGGCGATGCAGGCTAAGACGGTGCCCTACCCGCCGGCGCTGCGCGACGCGCTGCTGCGGCGCTTTCAATGGGAAATCCGGTTCGCGATCGACAATGCCGAGCTTGCCGTGCCGCGCGGCGACGGCACGCATGTCGCCGGTTGCGCCTATCGCGCCTTGGCCTGCATCGCGCAGGTGCTGTTTGCGCTGAACGGTCAGTATCTGATCAACGAGAAGGGCGCGCTGGTGCAGGCGGCGGATTTTCCGTTGACGGTTCGCGGCCTCGCCGGACGCGTTGCCGAGCTCTGGCGCCAGATCGGTGCTGCGGAGTACGCGGCTGCGTTGCGGACGCTGCGGACGCTGGAGAATGAGCTGCGGGAGATTTCAACGAAACCGTAG
- a CDS encoding class I SAM-dependent RNA methyltransferase, translating into MAEVLAIDHVGHRGDGVALDGTQSVFVPYTLAGETVEVEDVPGNHPDRRRLLRVAQESPERIAPFCPHFGVCGGCAIQHWNEAPYRAWKRNIVAETLAQAKIAAEVAPLLDAHGAGRRRITLHGRMAAQDVLKVGFAAAGSHDIIPVDRCPILDPALDGAIEAAWATAEPLIAIGKPLDIQVTATLNGLDIDVRGSGALPTGLISALSRVAEKHRLARLTRHGELVLQRGSPDVAIGKAKVVLPPGSFLQATVKGEETLAALVRAQCGRAKHIADLFCGVGPFALRLAEKTRVTAFDSDAGAITALQKAAQTTPGLKPLKAEARDLFRRPLMPQELRDYDAVVFDPPRQGAQAQVTQLAASKVPVIVAVSCNAATFARDAKILIDGGYKIADVTPVDQFRHTPHVELVARFAR; encoded by the coding sequence GTGGCTGAAGTCCTCGCCATCGACCATGTCGGCCACCGCGGCGACGGCGTCGCGCTCGACGGCACGCAGTCGGTCTTCGTGCCCTACACGCTGGCTGGCGAAACCGTCGAGGTCGAGGACGTCCCCGGCAACCATCCCGACCGACGGCGGTTGCTGCGCGTCGCGCAGGAAAGCCCCGAGCGGATCGCGCCGTTCTGTCCGCATTTCGGCGTCTGCGGCGGCTGCGCGATCCAGCATTGGAACGAGGCGCCCTACCGGGCCTGGAAACGCAACATCGTGGCCGAGACGCTGGCGCAGGCGAAGATCGCGGCCGAGGTCGCGCCTCTGCTCGACGCCCATGGCGCGGGCCGCCGCCGCATCACGCTGCACGGGCGCATGGCCGCCCAAGATGTCCTCAAGGTCGGCTTCGCCGCGGCAGGATCGCACGACATCATCCCGGTCGACCGCTGTCCGATCCTCGATCCCGCGCTCGACGGCGCGATCGAGGCGGCATGGGCCACCGCCGAGCCGCTGATTGCGATCGGCAAACCGCTCGACATCCAGGTGACCGCGACCCTGAACGGCCTCGATATCGATGTGCGCGGTTCCGGCGCGCTGCCGACCGGCCTGATCAGCGCCTTGTCGCGCGTCGCGGAGAAGCACCGGCTGGCGCGGCTGACGCGGCACGGCGAGCTGGTGCTGCAACGCGGCTCTCCTGACGTGGCGATCGGAAAGGCCAAAGTCGTGCTGCCGCCAGGCTCGTTCCTGCAAGCGACCGTCAAGGGCGAAGAGACGCTGGCGGCGCTGGTCCGCGCGCAATGCGGCCGCGCCAAGCATATCGCCGATCTGTTCTGCGGCGTCGGCCCGTTCGCGCTGCGCCTTGCGGAGAAGACGCGCGTGACGGCCTTCGACAGCGACGCCGGCGCGATCACGGCGTTGCAGAAGGCGGCGCAAACGACGCCGGGATTGAAGCCGCTGAAGGCCGAGGCGCGCGACCTGTTCCGTCGCCCGCTGATGCCGCAGGAATTGCGCGACTATGACGCCGTCGTGTTCGATCCGCCGCGGCAGGGCGCGCAGGCCCAGGTCACGCAGCTGGCGGCGAGCAAGGTGCCTGTGATCGTTGCGGTATCCTGCAATGCCGCGACGTTTGCGCGTGACGCGAAAATCCTGATCGACGGCGGCTACAAGATCGCCGATGTCACCCCGGTCGACCAGTTCCGCCATACCCCGCATGTCGAGTTGGTGGCGCGGTTCGCGCGCTGA